From Pseudomonas sp. FP2335, the proteins below share one genomic window:
- a CDS encoding type 1 glutamine amidotransferase domain-containing protein, translating into MKVLMVLTSHDQLGDTGRKTGFWLEEFAAPYYAFKDAGAEVVLASPAGGQPPLDPVSDLPDFQTEQTHRFAADPAAQQALANTLKLDAVNATDFDTVFYPGGHGPLWDLAESPVSIALIESFERAGKPIGFVCHAPGVLRHVKAVNGEPLIKGRRVTGFSNSEEAAVELTDVVPFLVEDEFKKLGGKYEKGADWQSFVIVDGLLVTGQNPGSSSDVAKALLKLTA; encoded by the coding sequence ATGAAAGTATTGATGGTTTTGACCTCTCACGATCAGTTGGGAGACACCGGCCGCAAGACCGGCTTCTGGCTCGAAGAGTTTGCGGCACCCTATTACGCGTTCAAGGACGCCGGTGCCGAGGTGGTACTGGCATCCCCGGCCGGCGGGCAACCACCGCTGGACCCGGTCAGCGACCTGCCGGACTTCCAGACCGAACAGACCCACCGCTTCGCCGCCGACCCGGCCGCGCAGCAGGCCTTGGCCAATACGTTGAAGCTGGATGCGGTCAACGCCACCGATTTCGACACGGTGTTCTACCCAGGCGGCCACGGTCCGTTGTGGGACCTGGCGGAGTCGCCGGTGTCAATCGCGCTGATCGAGTCCTTCGAACGCGCCGGCAAGCCGATTGGTTTCGTCTGCCACGCACCGGGTGTGCTGCGTCACGTCAAGGCAGTCAACGGTGAGCCGCTGATCAAGGGGCGTCGCGTCACCGGCTTCTCCAACTCGGAAGAAGCCGCGGTGGAATTGACCGATGTGGTGCCGTTCCTGGTTGAAGACGAATTCAAGAAACTCGGCGGCAAGTACGAGAAGGGCGCCGACTGGCAATCCTTTGTGATCGTCGATGGTTTGCTGGTCACCGGGCAGAACCCGGGCAGCTCCAGCGATGTGGCCAAGGCGCTGCTGAAACTCACCGCGTAA
- a CDS encoding alkene reductase, producing MTDNILNTPLQLGRHTLGNRIVLPPLTRQRSAQPGDIATALMAEYYRQRASAGFMVSEGTQIEPRGQGYAWTPGIYNAAQVDGWRTVTDAVHADGGVIFAQLWHVGRVSHHALQPGGAAPVAPSAIQPKQVKAFIETAPGAGELVQPPVPRALDTQEVKDLVGLYAEAARNAMAAGFDGVEIHSANGYLVNQFISAHSNQRDDEYGGSLDNRLRFLREIVAAVSDAVGADRLGVRFSPLFSGTDQDRVYIGLVEEDPHHTYIEAVKMLEAAGIAYVSIAEADWDDAPQLPESFRRALRDSFSGRIIYAGRYTAERGEKLVQAGLADLIAFGRPFIANPDLPQRLFNGWPLNPLRVEGMYGGSEQGYIDYPTYR from the coding sequence ATGACAGACAATATTCTCAACACCCCACTGCAACTGGGTCGGCACACACTGGGCAACCGCATTGTGCTGCCGCCGTTGACCCGCCAGCGCAGCGCCCAACCCGGTGACATCGCCACCGCCTTGATGGCCGAGTATTACCGCCAGCGTGCGTCGGCCGGCTTCATGGTCAGCGAGGGCACGCAGATCGAGCCCCGTGGCCAGGGGTATGCGTGGACGCCGGGGATCTACAACGCGGCGCAGGTCGATGGCTGGCGCACCGTCACCGACGCCGTGCATGCTGACGGCGGGGTGATCTTTGCTCAGCTGTGGCATGTGGGGCGCGTCTCCCATCACGCGTTGCAGCCAGGCGGCGCAGCTCCGGTGGCGCCGTCGGCGATCCAGCCGAAACAGGTCAAGGCGTTCATCGAAACCGCGCCGGGCGCTGGTGAACTGGTGCAACCGCCAGTACCGCGTGCGTTGGATACGCAAGAGGTCAAGGACCTGGTCGGCTTGTATGCCGAGGCCGCGCGCAACGCGATGGCGGCGGGGTTCGATGGGGTGGAGATTCATTCGGCCAATGGTTACCTGGTCAACCAGTTCATTTCGGCCCATTCCAATCAGCGCGATGACGAATACGGTGGTTCGCTGGATAACCGCCTGCGTTTCCTGCGCGAGATTGTCGCGGCGGTCAGCGATGCGGTCGGGGCGGATCGACTGGGCGTGCGTTTTTCGCCGTTGTTCAGTGGCACCGACCAGGACCGCGTGTACATCGGCCTGGTGGAAGAAGACCCACATCACACTTACATCGAAGCCGTCAAAATGCTCGAAGCGGCGGGCATCGCCTACGTTTCCATTGCCGAGGCGGATTGGGACGACGCACCTCAATTGCCGGAAAGCTTCCGGCGTGCGCTGCGTGACAGCTTCAGCGGCCGCATTATCTACGCCGGACGCTATACCGCCGAGCGTGGCGAGAAACTGGTGCAAGCGGGGCTGGCGGACCTGATCGCGTTTGGCCGCCCATTCATTGCCAACCCGGACCTGCCGCAACGCCTGTTCAATGGCTGGCCGCTGAACCCGCTGCGGGTCGAAGGCATGTACGGGGGGTCGGAGCAGGGCTATATCGATTACCCGACTTACCGTTAA
- a CDS encoding NAD(P)H-quinone oxidoreductase, which translates to MTLPTDMTLIEITTPGGPEVLKPRQVPVPTPGAGEILIRVHAAGVNRPDALQRAGKYPMKPGMSLIPGLEVAGEVVALGDGVSAFALGDKVCALTNGGGYAQYCAVPAGQALPIPEGLSWLQAAAIPETFFTVWANLFGIGGAHKGQRVLIHGGTSGIGTTALMLCREFGIQAFATAGSAEKCAVIRDLGAEAINYREQDFAEVIGAQGVNVILDIMGASYLNTNLKALSMDGRLVMLGFLGGTKANDVDLLTILGKRAIVTGSLLRTRTADEKAAIAAQLREHVWPALSAGRCLPMIDQVFEYTDADKAHARMEGGEHIGKIVLRVI; encoded by the coding sequence ATGACCCTGCCTACCGACATGACCCTGATTGAAATCACCACTCCCGGCGGCCCCGAAGTGCTCAAGCCACGCCAGGTCCCCGTGCCCACCCCGGGCGCCGGCGAAATCCTGATTCGCGTGCACGCCGCCGGGGTCAACCGCCCCGACGCCTTGCAACGCGCGGGCAAGTACCCGATGAAGCCCGGCATGAGCCTGATTCCCGGCCTGGAAGTGGCGGGTGAAGTGGTGGCACTGGGCGACGGGGTCAGCGCCTTCGCCCTCGGCGACAAGGTTTGCGCCCTGACCAACGGCGGCGGCTATGCGCAATATTGCGCGGTGCCTGCCGGCCAGGCGTTGCCGATTCCCGAGGGCCTGTCGTGGCTTCAAGCCGCCGCGATCCCGGAAACCTTCTTTACCGTGTGGGCCAACCTGTTTGGCATCGGTGGCGCGCACAAGGGTCAGCGCGTGCTGATCCATGGCGGCACCAGCGGCATCGGCACCACCGCGCTGATGTTGTGCCGCGAATTCGGCATCCAGGCATTTGCCACCGCCGGCAGCGCCGAGAAATGTGCGGTCATCCGCGACCTGGGCGCCGAGGCGATCAATTATCGTGAGCAGGACTTCGCCGAAGTGATCGGTGCCCAAGGCGTGAATGTGATCCTCGACATCATGGGCGCCTCGTACCTCAACACCAATCTCAAGGCCTTGAGCATGGATGGCCGCCTGGTGATGCTGGGCTTTCTCGGCGGCACCAAGGCCAATGACGTGGACTTGCTGACCATCCTCGGCAAACGCGCGATTGTGACCGGCTCACTGCTGCGCACGCGGACTGCGGATGAAAAAGCCGCCATCGCCGCACAACTGCGCGAACACGTGTGGCCGGCGCTGTCAGCCGGGCGTTGCCTGCCGATGATCGATCAGGTGTTTGAGTACACCGACGCCGACAAGGCCCATGCGCGGATGGAAGGTGGGGAGCATATCGGCAAGATTGTATTGCGGGTGATCTGA
- a CDS encoding YbfB/YjiJ family MFS transporter: MHDLHACARRSIWLPIFAGLCASLVSIGLARFAYTPLIPSLIQAHWFSASDVVYLGAANLVGYLIGALIGRPLAQRTSNTTALRLMMVAVTLAFFACGFPLSVAWFFGWRLLSGVAGGAIMVLVAATVLPHVPAARRGLASGAIFLGIGLGIAGSGTLVPPLLRLGLQQTWFGLGLLALVLTAASWLAWPHGTQQDPAPPAHAPLPTPAGVYLLFAQYAFMAAGLVPAMVFLVDYVARGLGDGPQVGAMIWVMYGLGSIIGPVTYGYLADKLGARASIRLVLVVQALAVGLLPFASSFTALALLAVILGSFPPGIVPLALARVHELLPDHHQQQLAWSRATVSFATFQALSGFAYSALFNSSGGDHGLLFMIAAGAIVVALMLELGMLQLNRRPFATVPTHTLTATGLAK, encoded by the coding sequence ATGCATGACCTCCACGCTTGTGCTCGTCGCTCGATCTGGCTGCCGATCTTCGCCGGCCTGTGTGCCAGCCTGGTCAGTATTGGCCTGGCACGTTTCGCCTACACGCCACTGATCCCAAGCCTGATCCAGGCCCACTGGTTCAGCGCCAGCGATGTGGTGTACCTCGGCGCCGCCAACCTGGTGGGCTATTTGATCGGTGCGCTGATCGGCCGGCCCCTCGCCCAACGGACCTCCAACACCACCGCGTTGCGCCTGATGATGGTCGCGGTGACCCTGGCGTTCTTTGCCTGCGGCTTTCCGTTGTCGGTGGCCTGGTTCTTCGGCTGGCGCCTGCTGTCGGGGGTGGCCGGTGGCGCGATCATGGTGCTGGTGGCGGCGACGGTACTGCCCCATGTCCCGGCAGCGCGGCGGGGCTTGGCAAGCGGTGCGATCTTCCTCGGGATCGGCCTGGGGATTGCCGGTTCAGGCACCCTCGTGCCGCCGCTGTTGCGCCTGGGCCTGCAGCAGACCTGGTTCGGCCTCGGCCTGTTGGCATTGGTGCTGACCGCCGCAAGCTGGTTGGCATGGCCCCACGGCACGCAGCAGGACCCCGCACCACCGGCACACGCGCCGCTACCCACCCCCGCCGGTGTGTACCTGTTGTTTGCCCAATACGCCTTTATGGCGGCGGGCCTGGTGCCGGCCATGGTGTTCCTGGTGGACTACGTGGCCCGTGGCCTGGGGGATGGCCCGCAGGTCGGCGCGATGATCTGGGTGATGTACGGGCTGGGCTCGATTATCGGGCCGGTCACCTATGGGTACCTGGCTGACAAACTCGGGGCCCGCGCCAGCATTCGCCTGGTCCTGGTGGTGCAGGCGCTGGCCGTCGGGCTATTGCCCTTCGCCAGCTCGTTCACCGCCCTGGCGCTGTTGGCGGTGATCCTTGGCTCGTTCCCACCAGGCATCGTGCCGCTGGCCTTGGCGCGGGTGCATGAATTGCTGCCCGACCATCACCAGCAACAGCTCGCCTGGAGCCGTGCAACGGTGTCGTTCGCGACATTCCAGGCGCTGAGCGGGTTTGCCTATTCAGCCTTGTTCAACAGCAGCGGCGGCGACCATGGGTTGTTGTTCATGATTGCAGCCGGGGCGATCGTGGTCGCGCTGATGCTGGAACTGGGTATGTTGCAACTGAACCGCCGACCGTTCGCTACGGTCCCAACCCATACGCTTACCGCTACAGGACTTGCAAAATGA
- a CDS encoding LysR family transcriptional regulator, which produces MNWDDARVFLAVCRESTLRGAARVLGVDQATVGRRVNALEKSLGATLFLRTSEGYALTAVGEAALLSVEKMERSALDLQRQIQGLDERLTGTVRVSTTDSLAIDFLIPAIACLHDKHPDVRVQLDASTQILSLAKREADIAVRNTRPDNPDLIARRIARWPVGLFASQGYVERHGVPEPGSLFDGHDLVVYQPYLQHQKDLTLVSEPLGRGRIVAALSSSLLVRRSIAAGIGIGEIPVASGERDGLVRLWPQRTRPTPYDVWLVTHADLRHTARVRVVIDEIVAAFAGTGE; this is translated from the coding sequence ATGAATTGGGACGATGCACGGGTATTCCTCGCGGTTTGCCGCGAATCCACGCTGCGCGGGGCGGCGCGGGTGCTGGGGGTGGACCAGGCGACCGTTGGCCGGCGCGTCAATGCCCTGGAAAAATCCCTGGGCGCGACGCTGTTCCTGCGCACCTCCGAGGGCTACGCACTGACCGCCGTTGGCGAGGCGGCCTTGCTCTCGGTGGAAAAAATGGAACGCTCGGCCCTTGATCTGCAACGCCAGATCCAGGGCCTGGATGAGCGCCTGACCGGCACTGTGCGGGTCAGCACCACCGACTCCCTGGCCATCGACTTCCTGATCCCGGCCATCGCCTGTTTGCACGACAAACACCCCGACGTACGCGTGCAATTGGACGCGTCCACCCAGATCCTCAGCCTGGCCAAGCGGGAAGCCGACATCGCGGTGCGCAACACGCGCCCGGACAACCCCGACCTGATCGCCCGGCGCATCGCCCGTTGGCCGGTGGGCTTGTTTGCCTCCCAAGGCTACGTCGAGCGTCACGGTGTGCCCGAGCCCGGCAGCCTGTTCGACGGCCACGATCTGGTGGTCTATCAACCCTATCTGCAACACCAGAAGGACCTGACGCTGGTGTCCGAGCCGCTGGGCCGTGGGCGCATTGTCGCCGCCTTGAGTTCCAGCCTGCTGGTGCGCCGGTCGATTGCCGCCGGCATCGGCATCGGTGAAATCCCGGTGGCCAGCGGTGAGCGCGACGGCCTGGTGCGCCTGTGGCCGCAGCGCACGCGACCGACGCCCTACGACGTATGGCTGGTGACCCACGCCGATCTGCGCCACACCGCACGGGTGCGGGTGGTGATCGATGAAATCGTCGCGGCGTTTGCCGGCACGGGGGAGTGA
- a CDS encoding DoxX family protein produces MHESKYQDLGLLFLRASGALFLLWVHGLPKLLNYSEQLKLIEDPFNLGAPITLALAIFAEVLCPLLIIAGVLVRLACLPILAVLLIALLVVHPEWTLFEAQFGWLLLIIFITLLISGPGRLALGQRQAVNT; encoded by the coding sequence ATGCACGAATCAAAGTATCAGGATCTGGGGCTGTTGTTCCTGCGGGCCAGCGGGGCGTTGTTTTTGCTGTGGGTGCATGGCCTGCCCAAGTTGCTCAACTACAGCGAGCAGTTGAAGCTGATCGAAGACCCGTTCAACCTCGGTGCGCCTATCACCCTGGCCTTGGCGATTTTTGCCGAGGTGCTGTGCCCGTTGCTGATCATTGCCGGGGTGCTGGTGCGGCTGGCGTGCCTGCCGATTCTTGCGGTGCTGTTGATCGCGTTGCTGGTGGTGCATCCCGAGTGGACGCTGTTCGAGGCGCAGTTTGGCTGGTTGTTGCTGATCATCTTCATCACGTTGCTGATCAGCGGGCCGGGGCGCCTGGCGTTGGGCCAACGCCAGGCAGTCAACACGTAG
- a CDS encoding alpha/beta fold hydrolase, whose translation MSTFVAKDGTQIYFKDWGSGQPVLFSHGWPLDADMWEYQMEYLSSRGYRTIAFDRRGFGRSDQPWTGNDYDTFADDIAQLIEHLDLTDVTLVGFSMGGGDVSRYIARHGSARVAGLVLLGAVTPIFGQQADYPQGVPLDVFAGFKAELLKDRAQFISDFNTPFYGLNKGQVVSNGVLTQTLQIALMASLKSTVDCVTAFSETDFRPDMAKIDVPTLVIHGDGDQIVPFETTGKVAAELIKGAELKVYKDAPHGFAATHAQQLNEDLLAFLQR comes from the coding sequence ATGAGCACATTCGTTGCCAAAGACGGCACCCAGATCTACTTCAAGGATTGGGGCAGCGGCCAGCCCGTGTTGTTCAGCCACGGTTGGCCGCTGGATGCGGACATGTGGGAATACCAGATGGAGTACCTGAGCAGTCGCGGCTACCGCACCATCGCCTTCGACCGCCGTGGCTTTGGCCGCTCGGACCAGCCCTGGACCGGCAATGACTACGACACCTTTGCCGACGACATCGCGCAGTTGATCGAACACTTGGACCTCACAGACGTGACCCTGGTCGGCTTCTCCATGGGCGGCGGCGACGTGTCGCGCTACATCGCCCGCCATGGCAGCGCCCGTGTGGCCGGCCTGGTGCTGCTGGGCGCGGTGACGCCGATCTTCGGCCAGCAAGCGGATTACCCCCAAGGCGTGCCGCTTGATGTATTTGCCGGGTTCAAGGCCGAGTTGCTCAAGGACCGTGCGCAATTCATCAGTGATTTCAACACGCCGTTCTATGGCCTCAACAAGGGCCAGGTAGTCTCCAACGGCGTGCTGACCCAGACCTTGCAGATCGCGCTGATGGCGTCGCTCAAGTCGACCGTGGATTGCGTCACCGCCTTCTCCGAAACAGACTTCCGCCCGGACATGGCCAAGATCGACGTACCGACCTTGGTGATCCACGGTGACGGCGACCAGATCGTGCCGTTCGAAACCACCGGCAAAGTGGCCGCCGAACTGATCAAGGGTGCCGAGCTGAAAGTCTACAAAGACGCGCCCCACGGCTTTGCCGCGACCCACGCCCAGCAGTTGAACGAAGACCTGCTGGCCTTCCTCCAGCGCTGA
- a CDS encoding NAD(P)-dependent alcohol dehydrogenase has translation MAKTYSYAAQNAKDALKPYTFERRAPGAEDVQIDILYCGVCHSDLHTARNEWNNTLYPSVPGHEIVGRVTAVGASVKHFKVGDLAGVGCMVDSCQHCASCAEGEEQYCENGFTGTYNGPVFGGENTFGGYSDSIVVKEKFVLRISHDDSNLAAVAPLLCAGITTYSPLHHWKVGPGKKVGVVGLGGLGHMAVKIAHAMGAHVTLFTTSPNKREDGLRLGADQVVVSKNADEMAKVANSLDFILNTVAAPHDLDAFLNLLKRDGTMTLVGAPDSPHPSPSVFNLIFKRRSLAGSLIGGIQETQDMLDFCARHGIVSDVEMIDIQGINEAYERMLKGDVKYRFVIDMDSLKKERNAA, from the coding sequence ATGGCCAAGACTTACAGCTACGCCGCGCAGAACGCCAAGGATGCCCTCAAGCCCTACACCTTCGAACGCCGCGCGCCGGGGGCCGAGGATGTGCAGATCGACATCCTCTATTGCGGCGTCTGCCACTCCGACCTGCACACCGCGCGCAACGAATGGAACAACACCCTGTACCCGTCGGTGCCGGGCCATGAAATCGTCGGCCGCGTCACGGCGGTGGGCGCTAGCGTGAAGCACTTCAAGGTCGGCGACCTCGCCGGTGTCGGTTGTATGGTCGACAGCTGTCAACACTGCGCGTCGTGCGCCGAGGGCGAAGAGCAGTACTGCGAGAACGGCTTCACCGGCACCTACAACGGCCCGGTATTTGGTGGCGAAAACACGTTTGGCGGCTACTCCGACAGCATCGTGGTCAAGGAGAAGTTTGTGCTGCGCATCTCCCACGACGATTCCAACCTGGCGGCCGTGGCGCCGCTGCTGTGCGCCGGCATTACCACCTATTCGCCGCTGCACCACTGGAAGGTCGGCCCCGGCAAGAAGGTCGGCGTGGTCGGCCTCGGCGGCCTGGGCCACATGGCGGTAAAGATCGCCCACGCCATGGGCGCCCACGTGACCTTGTTCACCACCTCGCCAAACAAACGCGAAGACGGCCTGCGCCTGGGCGCCGACCAGGTGGTGGTGTCAAAGAACGCGGACGAGATGGCCAAGGTCGCCAACAGCCTGGACTTCATCCTCAACACCGTCGCCGCGCCCCACGACCTCGATGCCTTCCTCAACCTGCTCAAGCGTGACGGCACCATGACCCTGGTCGGCGCGCCGGACAGCCCGCACCCGTCGCCGTCGGTGTTCAACCTGATCTTCAAGCGCCGCAGCCTGGCGGGCTCGTTGATCGGCGGGATCCAAGAGACCCAGGACATGCTGGATTTCTGTGCCAGGCATGGGATTGTCTCGGATGTGGAGATGATCGACATCCAGGGCATCAATGAGGCGTATGAACGGATGCTCAAGGGCGATGTGAAATACCGCTTTGTGATCGATATGGACAGCCTGAAAAAAGAGCGCAACGCTGCCTAG
- a CDS encoding secretin and TonB N-terminal domain-containing protein produces MLLLLTGAASAQAEPALLLDLPPQDLEHALQAYSRATGMAVLVDRELTRGRRSIGVHGRFTAQEALAMLLTGSGLMARYARSDAFTLQVPEVSHTPARRNAARINNSYATALQQAIEASLCRSPLTRPGSFRALVQVWVSPNGVIQYSRLVSSTGEAQRDEALVRNLGAARVERPAPSSLRQPVTLLLMPDTTGTRMECTAAKGASGG; encoded by the coding sequence CTGCTGTTGCTGCTGACGGGGGCGGCGTCCGCACAGGCAGAGCCAGCGTTGCTGCTGGACCTGCCGCCCCAAGACTTGGAACACGCCCTGCAAGCCTACAGCCGCGCTACCGGCATGGCGGTGCTGGTTGATCGCGAACTCACCCGGGGTCGGCGTTCCATCGGCGTGCATGGGCGCTTCACGGCGCAGGAGGCACTGGCGATGTTGCTCACCGGGAGTGGCCTGATGGCGCGTTATGCGCGCAGTGACGCGTTCACCTTGCAGGTGCCCGAGGTCAGTCACACCCCCGCGCGGCGTAATGCAGCGCGGATCAACAACAGCTATGCCACCGCCTTGCAGCAAGCCATCGAGGCCAGCCTGTGCCGTTCGCCGCTGACCCGGCCTGGCAGTTTCCGGGCGTTGGTCCAGGTGTGGGTCAGCCCGAACGGGGTGATCCAATACAGCCGGCTGGTCAGCTCCACCGGCGAAGCACAACGCGATGAAGCACTGGTGCGCAACCTGGGTGCGGCGCGGGTCGAACGCCCGGCGCCCAGCTCGCTGCGCCAGCCGGTGACTTTACTTTTGATGCCCGACACAACAGGAACACGCATGGAATGCACAGCAGCGAAGGGAGCCTCGGGCGGATGA
- a CDS encoding RNA polymerase sigma factor yields the protein MKNTGHSTMVSLFLASYEDFKVRLRKRLGSEDLANDVLHETYLRVDRMDMPPNLAQPNAYLYRMALNIAADRRQADARLLTGSEVEELLQTADEAQDPSRVVGGQREIQSLVKALYELPARRRKILIAARLEEAPHLEISQRFGISTRMVEKEIKAALGHCAKRLERKVIQRFGPGAGKPS from the coding sequence ATGAAAAATACCGGGCACAGCACGATGGTCAGCTTGTTCCTGGCGTCCTATGAAGACTTCAAGGTGCGTTTGCGCAAGCGCCTGGGTTCGGAGGACCTGGCCAACGACGTGCTGCACGAAACCTACCTGCGGGTCGACCGCATGGACATGCCGCCGAACCTTGCGCAACCCAACGCCTACTTGTACCGCATGGCCCTGAACATCGCCGCCGACCGCCGCCAGGCCGACGCCCGGCTGCTCACCGGCAGCGAGGTCGAAGAGTTGCTGCAAACCGCCGACGAAGCCCAGGACCCGTCGCGGGTGGTGGGGGGCCAGCGTGAGATCCAGTCCCTGGTCAAGGCGCTCTACGAGCTGCCGGCCCGCCGGCGCAAAATCCTGATCGCCGCCCGCCTGGAAGAAGCGCCGCACCTGGAAATTTCCCAGCGTTTCGGCATCTCCACGCGCATGGTCGAGAAGGAAATCAAGGCCGCCCTTGGCCATTGCGCCAAGCGTCTGGAAAGAAAAGTGATTCAGCGGTTCGGTCCCGGGGCCGGAAAACCGTCTTAG
- a CDS encoding FecR family protein, whose amino-acid sequence MNIFSLSTARETSASPLHDEARDWLLLLTSGRATVADAKALQAWREQSPEHAQAFEQAKVLWQQLGPALEQATQPRRFGRRAFLGGAIAASAAVVMVRVGTPGGFAGLTADYRTEVGEQRQVLLSDGVSLELNTQTRISRIGPGIELLEGEVEVVAHLAQPLKVQAGAGWVSAAQARFNVRNTDQTVCVTCIEGSLSVDVGGNSVSLGSGRQLTYGAGGIGAVVAVDTQAVVAWREQVLVFNNATLATVVDEINRYRPGMLVLLNKQLGQRRVQARFSLQQLAGVALLIRDAYGAKCTELPGGVVLLS is encoded by the coding sequence TTGAACATTTTTAGCCTCTCCACCGCCCGGGAAACATCCGCCAGCCCCCTGCATGACGAAGCCCGCGACTGGCTGCTCCTGCTGACCTCGGGCCGCGCCACCGTGGCCGATGCCAAGGCCTTGCAGGCCTGGCGCGAGCAGAGCCCGGAACATGCCCAGGCGTTCGAGCAGGCCAAAGTGCTGTGGCAGCAACTCGGCCCGGCCCTTGAGCAGGCGACGCAGCCGCGTCGCTTCGGCCGCCGTGCATTCCTCGGTGGCGCGATTGCCGCTTCGGCCGCCGTGGTGATGGTGCGGGTGGGGACGCCGGGCGGCTTTGCCGGGCTCACGGCGGACTATCGCACCGAAGTCGGCGAGCAGCGCCAAGTGCTGTTGAGCGACGGCGTGAGCCTGGAGCTCAACACGCAGACACGCATCAGCCGTATCGGGCCGGGCATTGAATTGCTCGAAGGCGAAGTCGAAGTGGTCGCCCACCTGGCGCAGCCGCTCAAGGTCCAGGCCGGCGCCGGTTGGGTGAGTGCGGCCCAGGCGCGGTTCAATGTGCGCAACACTGACCAGACGGTGTGCGTCACCTGCATCGAAGGCTCGCTGTCGGTGGACGTGGGCGGCAACAGCGTCAGCCTGGGCAGCGGCCGGCAATTGACCTATGGCGCAGGGGGTATCGGTGCTGTGGTGGCGGTGGATACCCAGGCTGTGGTGGCTTGGCGCGAGCAGGTGCTGGTGTTCAACAACGCCACGCTGGCCACGGTGGTGGACGAGATCAACCGCTACCGGCCGGGCATGCTGGTGCTGCTCAACAAGCAGCTGGGCCAGCGTCGCGTGCAGGCCCGCTTCAGCTTGCAGCAACTGGCCGGGGTGGCCTTGTTGATTCGCGATGCGTACGGCGCCAAGTGCACGGAACTGCCGGGTGGCGTGGTGTTGTTGAGCTGA
- a CDS encoding type II secretion system protein GspJ translates to MNKPAHYKGNLSVHAVQRGFTLIEVMVAIMLMALVSVIAWRGLDSVTRADQHLQASTEQTEALLRALNQMQRDLSLRASVELTAPEAPKAEGLAAVTVRSSDSKGFRLEVIRSAPALGDGLQRVRWWLKGDALYRAAAPARDRFPLPAAVDGVMVLAGVSDLQVRVWEQDKGWRQLSGNRRDDPLGLEISLVRQTPQGVERYRQVVGPLK, encoded by the coding sequence ATGAATAAGCCCGCTCACTACAAAGGCAATTTGTCGGTTCATGCAGTGCAACGGGGCTTCACCCTGATCGAAGTGATGGTGGCGATCATGCTGATGGCGCTGGTCAGTGTGATCGCCTGGCGCGGGCTCGACAGCGTCACCCGTGCCGACCAGCACTTGCAGGCCAGCACTGAACAGACCGAGGCGCTGCTGCGGGCGCTGAACCAGATGCAACGCGACCTCAGCCTGCGCGCCAGCGTCGAACTGACCGCGCCCGAGGCGCCAAAAGCCGAGGGGCTGGCCGCGGTGACTGTGCGCAGCTCCGACAGCAAGGGCTTTCGTCTGGAGGTGATCCGCAGCGCACCGGCGTTGGGGGACGGCCTGCAACGCGTGCGCTGGTGGCTCAAGGGTGACGCGCTGTACCGCGCCGCCGCACCGGCACGGGATCGCTTCCCGCTGCCGGCGGCAGTGGATGGGGTGATGGTGCTGGCGGGCGTCAGTGACTTGCAGGTGCGGGTGTGGGAGCAGGACAAGGGCTGGCGGCAGTTGAGCGGCAATCGGCGGGACGACCCATTGGGGCTGGAGATCAGCCTGGTACGCCAGACGCCCCAGGGGGTTGAGCGCTATCGGCAGGTGGTGGGGCCGCTGAAGTAA
- the gspH gene encoding type II secretion system minor pseudopilin GspH, translating into MKQQGFTLIELMVVLVIIGIASAAISLTIKPDPLQRLRKDAERLSQLLQIAQAEARADGRPITWRADAKGYRFNRRSDDGVGVDAFQGDSSLRPRLWDSTPMQINIEPRQTLVLNAEWINPPLRVVLSDGQHSLSLQRDPAGLLRVVSQP; encoded by the coding sequence ATGAAACAGCAAGGCTTCACCCTGATCGAACTGATGGTGGTGCTGGTGATCATCGGCATCGCCAGCGCCGCCATCAGCCTGACCATCAAGCCCGACCCGCTGCAGCGGCTGCGCAAAGACGCCGAGCGCCTCAGCCAACTGCTGCAAATCGCCCAGGCCGAAGCCCGCGCCGACGGGCGGCCGATCACCTGGCGCGCGGATGCCAAGGGTTATCGCTTCAACCGGCGCAGCGATGATGGCGTGGGCGTGGACGCGTTCCAGGGCGACAGCTCATTGCGCCCGCGCCTGTGGGACAGCACACCGATGCAGATCAACATCGAGCCGCGACAAACCCTGGTACTCAACGCCGAATGGATCAACCCACCCCTGCGCGTAGTGCTGTCGGACGGGCAACACAGCCTCAGCCTGCAACGCGACCCCGCCGGCCTGCTGCGCGTGGTGAGCCAGCCATGA